One Rhodospirillaceae bacterium DNA segment encodes these proteins:
- a CDS encoding ABC transporter permease encodes MNTGRFPASLATPVLLAFGIFVLVPCVMLLVKGLEPTAETGEWPDFTNVLGVFDSKVGQQALNRTIRISLIVTAICMLAGYPVALFIARCGARWRGLLLAVVIFPFLISAVVRAFGWTVLLGDSGLANKGLIALGLIDRPIALVQNEIGIIVGETHLLMPYMILSLLAVLQRIDPNLRHAAESLGASPASVFWRIVIPLTLPGLLTGTLLVFSLAMTAFATPFLLGGGRTPILTTLLYDYAFTLFDWRLAASIGIVLLILGILFVTIHRFVSSRGMRSYG; translated from the coding sequence GTGAACACGGGCCGCTTCCCCGCCAGCCTGGCGACGCCGGTTCTTCTGGCGTTCGGCATTTTCGTCCTGGTTCCGTGCGTCATGCTGCTGGTCAAGGGGCTGGAGCCGACCGCAGAGACCGGCGAATGGCCGGACTTTACCAACGTGCTGGGCGTGTTCGACAGCAAGGTCGGCCAGCAGGCGCTCAACCGCACGATCCGGATCAGCCTCATCGTCACGGCGATCTGCATGCTGGCGGGGTATCCGGTGGCCCTGTTCATCGCCCGCTGCGGGGCGCGCTGGCGCGGCCTGCTGCTCGCGGTCGTGATCTTTCCCTTCCTGATCTCCGCCGTCGTCCGCGCCTTCGGCTGGACCGTCCTGCTCGGCGATTCGGGTCTCGCCAACAAGGGGCTGATCGCGCTCGGCCTGATCGACCGGCCGATCGCCCTGGTCCAGAACGAGATCGGCATCATCGTCGGCGAGACCCACCTGCTGATGCCCTACATGATCCTGTCGCTGCTCGCGGTGCTGCAGCGCATCGATCCCAATCTCCGACACGCCGCGGAGAGTCTGGGCGCATCGCCGGCGAGCGTGTTCTGGCGCATCGTCATACCGCTCACCCTGCCCGGGCTGCTGACCGGCACGCTGCTGGTCTTCAGCCTGGCCATGACCGCCTTCGCCACGCCTTTCCTGCTCGGCGGCGGGCGGACCCCGATCCTGACGACGCTGCTCTACGACTACGCCTTCACCCTGTTCGACTGGCGGCTGGCGGCGTCGATCGGCATCGTCCTGCTGATCCTCGGCATCCTGTTCGTCACGATTCACCGCTTCGTCTCGAGCCGGGGGATGCGCAGCTATGGCTGA
- a CDS encoding ABC transporter ATP-binding protein yields the protein MSDVEVSGVSKRYDDLWAVKRVSFTAPAGSFTSLLGPSGCGKTTTLRLIAGFAALDEGEVRIGGKPVDALPPWRRNLGVVFQNYALFPFMTVFDNVAFGLRRRRVPRGETAARVAEAIDLVGLPDLAGRYPRQLSGGQQQRVALARALVIRPEVLLLDEPLSNLDAKLRAEMRFELKRIQRETGVTSIFVTHDQEEALTLSDQIVVMNLGTVAGAAAPKSIWEQPESAYVADFLGVENLFPGTAGDGAEDDGTVAVSVSDGSVTLDVAAARPADAAVVLGIRSGDIKMWPVDSKRALDGPNELAGTVREFTYVGSAVVYQVDCAALPRPLIATVQEEFAVGESVRLHLPPGAIKLLRPDAPAGGSVAQT from the coding sequence ATGTCCGACGTCGAGGTTTCCGGCGTATCGAAACGGTATGACGATCTGTGGGCGGTGAAGCGGGTCAGCTTCACCGCCCCGGCCGGCAGCTTCACCAGCCTGCTCGGCCCCAGCGGCTGCGGCAAGACGACGACCCTGCGCCTGATCGCCGGCTTCGCGGCGCTCGACGAAGGGGAAGTGCGCATCGGCGGCAAGCCGGTCGACGCCCTGCCGCCGTGGCGGCGCAATCTCGGCGTCGTCTTCCAGAACTACGCCCTGTTCCCGTTCATGACGGTGTTCGACAACGTCGCCTTCGGCCTGCGGCGGCGCAGGGTTCCGCGCGGCGAGACCGCGGCGCGCGTCGCCGAGGCGATCGATCTCGTCGGACTGCCCGACCTCGCCGGGCGCTATCCGCGCCAGCTTTCCGGCGGCCAGCAGCAGCGGGTGGCCCTGGCCCGCGCCCTGGTGATCCGGCCCGAAGTGCTCCTGCTCGACGAACCGCTGTCCAATCTCGACGCCAAGCTCCGCGCCGAGATGCGCTTCGAGTTGAAGCGCATCCAGCGCGAGACCGGCGTGACCTCGATCTTCGTAACCCACGACCAGGAGGAGGCGCTCACGCTTTCCGACCAGATCGTCGTGATGAACCTCGGCACGGTCGCCGGCGCGGCGGCGCCGAAATCCATCTGGGAACAGCCCGAATCGGCCTATGTCGCCGATTTCCTCGGCGTCGAAAACCTGTTTCCGGGTACGGCTGGCGACGGCGCGGAGGACGACGGGACTGTCGCCGTTTCGGTAAGCGATGGCTCGGTGACGCTCGATGTGGCGGCGGCGCGGCCCGCAGATGCGGCGGTCGTGCTCGGGATCCGTTCGGGCGACATCAAGATGTGGCCGGTCGATAGCAAACGCGCGCTCGATGGGCCGAATGAACTGGCCGGCACGGTGCGCGAATTCACCTATGTGGGATCGGCCGTCGTTTACCAGGTCGATTGTGCCGCCTTGCCGCGACCGCTGATCGCGACGGTGCAGGAGGAATTCGCCGTCGGCGAGAGCGTCCGGCTGCATCTGCCGCCCGGCGCCATCAAGCTGCTGCGGCCGGACGCGCCGGCCGGCGGGTCCGTGGCGCAGACGTGA